Proteins from a genomic interval of Pogoniulus pusillus isolate bPogPus1 chromosome 42, bPogPus1.pri, whole genome shotgun sequence:
- the HR gene encoding lysine-specific demethylase hairless isoform X1, with product MASGDTRMGEAPARWRRAQEAAADGRGLEGSATAVPRGALPALGLVGYPEPGKLSCGPEKGCPWRGTQGCLGPRQELNTGRLGCPYPPAPPCLRDALCPPEDGAELPPLLPPRNGQPNAGWAEPCKEHPGPRWAEAVLAPLALYSHAYHRYPLPFPGLDSQQLGTPGKPRASVGNGDGDPSTFHHCPFLVEAKHSPFLLSSLLPTAASADPHFGGGGPEGPGTVGDGRFAGTDWHLSSYVPAWGQPLYLGLPPRCKAAPAPFEDCSSSGNKEFYPKKEPGPHPPAKDQMAPQLPGKDQDGDGKGQVVVPQLPGAPWRDGRAGGSSAVPPPHPHTPPPSASRPLFLLQPGTTGGCGGSWVGTRPRAAGFSLEPAPGQPSEPTDGHLACQSLQPGSPLAPGEPGPSPPLRDGHCPASLAKPEPSPACLCSVPGGAGCPGRGCGALGPFEPTLGISGGHFPCPPSNHTKLKKTWLTRHSEQSLPRCKAPRRDGAHELGTEGKRSAKRPHGTGDGAGVAKRSSKATEEGAAACQGDGTDSRGHLEEKRMELGEGDPSNCASQEPWCLQSVPCTALPDSIPRCCACAARTMGDPEREEEEEEEEKNPLESTCRLLHFRRFAPGARGELSIDGFCTLGGAEGERLDGASPRRGARGSGPPLCLAKYLLGVLGDPFCQAVCRDRDTLPGGAGGPEGVTAWRRGEGAPQFCDACQSGFFNSHWSCARCGFQLCPDCHRSRQQAGGQEGPTPECTPGRDHHVASLVPTQFVPTRVLTQLWKLLHELRAKFSIESHCPCGEGAAGHSPGGTQGLPGAMVPTLPPSDGQADTSRPIKEAERPEGGSPSPGQPPPPPRGGGSVQTSTLCDLLASTAVKLCLGQDGVRMAFAPVSPALPSDNRLTSILDSIIARVVERKIQERQAGSEGNPPSAPGPPGPTASHCLLAPSGLLWLQDPNHASSYKPFQEHWRRGQPVLVSGLQKRLEGKLWGPESFMAAAGQQALEVVNLRAPQSRLRMGSREFWDGFTAPQEQGGGDLLKLESGFGDKDKCRAANLSASLPLPEYCSASGRLNLATYLRGQRGRCWLRPRVCAAYGVQPQDRSIGTKNLTVEATDCISILVHAEVARQDVLLPAAADGLDALLKERLGNAGSQPGALWHIFRAEDASRIQEFLQEASEEQGQEGEATAAPPSLYLDLSSRRRLREQWGVSGWTLLQFLGDAVLVPAGAPHQVQSLTSTISVEQRFLSPENIAHLRHHGAPLPRAARQLRAQVDGMILAAVQEALEVLQGCK from the exons ATGGCCAGCGGCGACACCAGGATGGGAGAGGCCCCAGCGAGGTGGAGGAGagcccaggaggcagcagcggacggcagagggctggagggcagcgcCACGGCCGTGCCCCGCGGCGCCCTGCCGGCGCTGGGACTCGTGGGCTACCCCGAGCCTGGCAAGCTGAGCTGCGGACCGGAGAagggatgcccttggaggggcacccagggctgtCTGGGACCGAGACAGGAGCTCAACACGGGCAGGCTTGGCTGCCCCTAccccccggccccgccgtgCCTGCGCGATGCCCTGTGCCCCCCCGAGGACGGAGCGGagctgccgccgctgctgccgcccaGGAACGGGCAGCCCAACGCGGGCTGGGCTGAGCCCTGCAAGGAGCACCCCGGGCCACGGTGGGCTGAGGCCGTGCTGGCACCCCTGGCACTCTACAGCCATGCATACCACCGCTACCCGCTGCCCTTCCCAGGGCTGGACAGCCAGCAGCTTGGCACCCCTGGCAAGCCCCGTGCCAGCGTGGGCAACGGGGATGGGGACCCCTCGaccttccaccactgccccttcctGGTGGAGGCCAAGCACAGTCCCTTCCTCCTGTCCTCGCTGCTGCCCACGGCAGCCTCTGCAGACCCCCACTTTGGTGGGGGGGGACCCGAGGGACCTGGCACAGTGGGGGATGGGCGCTTTGCTGGCACGGACTGGCACCTGAGCTCCTATGTGCCCGCCTGGGGCCAGCCTCTCTACTTGGGGCTCCCACCGAGgtgcaaagcagctccagcccccttcgAGGACTGCTCCAGCTCAGGGAACAAG gAGTTCTACCCCaagaaagagcctggcccccacccccctgccaaggaCCAGATGGCACCGCAGCTGCCGGGCAAGGACCAGGATGGAGATGGGAAGGGGCAGGTGGTGGTgccacagctcccaggagcacCATGGAgggatggcagagctgggggcagctcagcggtgccccctccccatccccacacacctccccccagtgccagccgccctctcttcctcctgcagcctggcaccacaggGGGCTGTGGGGGTTCCTGGGTGGGCACACGGCCCCGTGCCGCTGGTTTCTCCCTGGAGCCAGCCCCGGGCCAGCCCTCTGAGCCCACAGACGGGCACCTGGCATGCCAgagcctccagcctggctcGCCACTGGCACCAGGAGAGCCAGGACCATCACCTCCGCTCAGGGACGGGCACTGCCCAGCGAGCCTCGCCAAGCCAGAGCCATCCCCTGCTTGCCTCTGCAGCGTGCCAGGCGGCGCTGGGTGCCCGGGGCGGGGCTGCGGGGCGCTGGGTCCCTTCGAGCCCACCCTGGGCATCTCTGGGGGCCACTTCCCGTGCCCCCCCAGCAACCACACCAAGCTGAAGAAGACGTGGCTGACCAGGCACTCGGAGCAGTCGCTGCCACGCTGCAAAGCTCCCCGCCGGGACGGCGCCCACGAGCTGGGCACCGAGGGCAAGCGCTCGGCCAAGCGCCCGCATGGCACCGGCGACGGCGCTGGGGTGGCCAAGCGCAGCTCTAAAGCCACCGAAGAGGGGGCTGCGGCGTGCCAGGGAGATGGCACAGACAGCAGAGGGCACTTGGAGGAgaagaggatggagctgggagagggag ACCCATCCAACTGTGCCAGCCAGGAGCCGTGGTGCCTGCAGAGTGtgccctgcactgccctgcccgACAGCATCCCGCGGTGCTGTGCCTGCGCCGCCCGGACCATGGGGGACCCCGAacgggaggaagaggaggaggaggaggagaagaatccCCTTGAGAgcacctgcaggctgctgcacttCCGCAG GTTCGCCCCCGGCGCCAGGGGGGAGCTGAGCATCGATGGCTTCTGCACGCTGGGGGGGGCAGAAGGGGAGAGGCTGGATGGAGCCAGCCCCAGGCGAGGGGCCAGGGGCTCGGGGCCCCCCCTCTGCCTGGCCAAATACCTGCTGGGTGTCCTGGGAgaccctttctgccaggctgtctgcagggacagggacaccttgccAGGGGGTGCCGGTGGGCCTGAGG GAGTGACAGCCTGGAGGCGGGGGGAAGGAGCCCCCCAGTTCTGTGACGCCTGCCAGAGTGGCTTCTTCAACTCccactggagctgtgccagatgTGGCTTCCAGCTGTGCCCCGACTGCCACCGCAGCAGACAGCAGGCTGGCGGCCAGG AGGGTCCCACACCTGAGTGCACCCCTGGGCGAGACCACCACGTGGCCTCCCTTGTGCCCACGCAGTTTGTGCCCACCCGTG TCCTGACCCAGCTCTGGAAGCTGCTCCATGAGCTCAGGGCCAAGTTCAGCATCGAGTCTCATTGCCCCTgcggggagggggctgcagggcacagcccgGGGGGCACACAG gggctgccaggagccATGGTGCCCACCCTGCCACCCAGCGATGGCCAAGCTGACACCTCCCGACCCATCAAAGAAG CAGAGCGCCCCGAGGGGGGGTCACCATCCCcagggcagcctcctcctcctccccggggTGGGGGCAGCGTGCAGACCTCCACCCTCTGCGACCTCCTGGCCTCCACCGCtgtcaagctgtgcctggggcaggaCGGGGTGCGCATGGCCTTCGCCCCCGTCTCACCCGCCTTGCCCAGC GATAACCGCCTGACCAGCATCCTGGACAGCATCATAGCGCGGGTGGTGGAGAGGAAGATCCAGGAGAGGCAGGCGGGCAGCGAGGGGAACCCCCCCAGCGCCCCCGGCCCGCCTGGCCccacagcctcccactgcctcctGGCACCCAGCGGCTTGCTCTGGTTGCAAGACCCCAACCACGCCAGCAGCTACAAACCCTTCCAGGAGCACTGGCGACGAGGCCAG CCTGTCCTTGTTTCAGGGCTCCagaagaggctggaggggaagctGTGGGGCCCAGAGTCCTTCATGGCAGCCGCggggcagcaggcactggaGGTGGTGAACCTGAGGGCACCCCAGAGCCGGCTCaggatgggcagcagggagttCTGGGATGGTTTTACTG CACCCCAGGAGCAGGGTGGTGGTGACCTGCTGAAGCTGGAGAGTGGCTTTGGggacaaggacaagtgcag GGCTGCCAACCTGAGTGCCAGCCTACCACTGCCAGAGTACTGCAGTGCCAGCGGCCGCCTCAACTTGGCCACCTACCTCCGGGGCCAGCGGGGCCGGTGCTGGCTGCGCCCACGAGTCTGTGCTGCTTACG GAGTGCAGCCCCAGGACCGGAGCATTGGCACCAAAAACCTGACGGTGGAGGCAACAGACTGCATCAGCATCCTGGTGCACGCCGAGGTGGCACGGCAGG ATGTGCTCCTGCCCGCTGCTGCCGACGGCTTGGATGCCCTGCTGAAGGAGCGGCTCGGGAACGCCGGCAGCCAGCCCGGTGCCCTCTGGCACATCTTCCGTGCCGAGGATGCCAGTCGCATCCAGGAGTtcctgcaggag GCATCTGaggagcaagggcaggagggggaggccacagcagccccccccagcctctACCTCGACCTCTCCTCGCGGAGGAGGCTGCGTGAGCAGTGGGGGGTGAGCGGCTggaccctgctccagttcctggGGGACGCAGTGCTGGTCCCTGCTGGGGCTCCCCACCAG GTGCAGAGCCTCACCAGCACCATCAGCGTGGAGCAGAGGTTCCTCTCACCAGAGAACATCGCCCACCTGCGGCACCACGGCGcccccctgcccagggctgctcgcCAGCTCCGTGCCCAG GTGGATGGCATGATCCTCGCCGCCGTGCAGGAAGCCCTGGAagtcctgcagggctgcaagtga
- the HR gene encoding lysine-specific demethylase hairless isoform X2, with translation MASGDTRMGEAPARWRRAQEAAADGRGLEGSATAVPRGALPALGLVGYPEPGKLSCGPEKGCPWRGTQGCLGPRQELNTGRLGCPYPPAPPCLRDALCPPEDGAELPPLLPPRNGQPNAGWAEPCKEHPGPRWAEAVLAPLALYSHAYHRYPLPFPGLDSQQLGTPGKPRASVGNGDGDPSTFHHCPFLVEAKHSPFLLSSLLPTAASADPHFGGGGPEGPGTVGDGRFAGTDWHLSSYVPAWGQPLYLGLPPRCKAAPAPFEDCSSSGNKEFYPKKEPGPHPPAKDQMAPQLPGKDQDGDGKGQVVVPQLPGAPWRDGRAGGSSAVPPPHPHTPPPSASRPLFLLQPGTTGGCGGSWVGTRPRAAGFSLEPAPGQPSEPTDGHLACQSLQPGSPLAPGEPGPSPPLRDGHCPASLAKPEPSPACLCSVPGGAGCPGRGCGALGPFEPTLGISGGHFPCPPSNHTKLKKTWLTRHSEQSLPRCKAPRRDGAHELGTEGKRSAKRPHGTGDGAGVAKRSSKATEEGAAACQGDGTDSRGHLEEKRMELGEGDPSNCASQEPWCLQSVPCTALPDSIPRCCACAARTMGDPEREEEEEEEEKNPLESTCRLLHFRRFAPGARGELSIDGFCTLGGAEGERLDGASPRRGARGSGPPLCLAKYLLGVLGDPFCQAVCRDRDTLPGGAGGPEGVTAWRRGEGAPQFCDACQSGFFNSHWSCARCGFQLCPDCHRSRQQAGGQEGPTPECTPGRDHHVASLVPTQFVPTRVLTQLWKLLHELRAKFSIESHCPCGEGAAGHSPGGTQGLPGAMVPTLPPSDGQADTSRPIKEERPEGGSPSPGQPPPPPRGGGSVQTSTLCDLLASTAVKLCLGQDGVRMAFAPVSPALPSDNRLTSILDSIIARVVERKIQERQAGSEGNPPSAPGPPGPTASHCLLAPSGLLWLQDPNHASSYKPFQEHWRRGQPVLVSGLQKRLEGKLWGPESFMAAAGQQALEVVNLRAPQSRLRMGSREFWDGFTAPQEQGGGDLLKLESGFGDKDKCRAANLSASLPLPEYCSASGRLNLATYLRGQRGRCWLRPRVCAAYGVQPQDRSIGTKNLTVEATDCISILVHAEVARQDVLLPAAADGLDALLKERLGNAGSQPGALWHIFRAEDASRIQEFLQEASEEQGQEGEATAAPPSLYLDLSSRRRLREQWGVSGWTLLQFLGDAVLVPAGAPHQVQSLTSTISVEQRFLSPENIAHLRHHGAPLPRAARQLRAQVDGMILAAVQEALEVLQGCK, from the exons ATGGCCAGCGGCGACACCAGGATGGGAGAGGCCCCAGCGAGGTGGAGGAGagcccaggaggcagcagcggacggcagagggctggagggcagcgcCACGGCCGTGCCCCGCGGCGCCCTGCCGGCGCTGGGACTCGTGGGCTACCCCGAGCCTGGCAAGCTGAGCTGCGGACCGGAGAagggatgcccttggaggggcacccagggctgtCTGGGACCGAGACAGGAGCTCAACACGGGCAGGCTTGGCTGCCCCTAccccccggccccgccgtgCCTGCGCGATGCCCTGTGCCCCCCCGAGGACGGAGCGGagctgccgccgctgctgccgcccaGGAACGGGCAGCCCAACGCGGGCTGGGCTGAGCCCTGCAAGGAGCACCCCGGGCCACGGTGGGCTGAGGCCGTGCTGGCACCCCTGGCACTCTACAGCCATGCATACCACCGCTACCCGCTGCCCTTCCCAGGGCTGGACAGCCAGCAGCTTGGCACCCCTGGCAAGCCCCGTGCCAGCGTGGGCAACGGGGATGGGGACCCCTCGaccttccaccactgccccttcctGGTGGAGGCCAAGCACAGTCCCTTCCTCCTGTCCTCGCTGCTGCCCACGGCAGCCTCTGCAGACCCCCACTTTGGTGGGGGGGGACCCGAGGGACCTGGCACAGTGGGGGATGGGCGCTTTGCTGGCACGGACTGGCACCTGAGCTCCTATGTGCCCGCCTGGGGCCAGCCTCTCTACTTGGGGCTCCCACCGAGgtgcaaagcagctccagcccccttcgAGGACTGCTCCAGCTCAGGGAACAAG gAGTTCTACCCCaagaaagagcctggcccccacccccctgccaaggaCCAGATGGCACCGCAGCTGCCGGGCAAGGACCAGGATGGAGATGGGAAGGGGCAGGTGGTGGTgccacagctcccaggagcacCATGGAgggatggcagagctgggggcagctcagcggtgccccctccccatccccacacacctccccccagtgccagccgccctctcttcctcctgcagcctggcaccacaggGGGCTGTGGGGGTTCCTGGGTGGGCACACGGCCCCGTGCCGCTGGTTTCTCCCTGGAGCCAGCCCCGGGCCAGCCCTCTGAGCCCACAGACGGGCACCTGGCATGCCAgagcctccagcctggctcGCCACTGGCACCAGGAGAGCCAGGACCATCACCTCCGCTCAGGGACGGGCACTGCCCAGCGAGCCTCGCCAAGCCAGAGCCATCCCCTGCTTGCCTCTGCAGCGTGCCAGGCGGCGCTGGGTGCCCGGGGCGGGGCTGCGGGGCGCTGGGTCCCTTCGAGCCCACCCTGGGCATCTCTGGGGGCCACTTCCCGTGCCCCCCCAGCAACCACACCAAGCTGAAGAAGACGTGGCTGACCAGGCACTCGGAGCAGTCGCTGCCACGCTGCAAAGCTCCCCGCCGGGACGGCGCCCACGAGCTGGGCACCGAGGGCAAGCGCTCGGCCAAGCGCCCGCATGGCACCGGCGACGGCGCTGGGGTGGCCAAGCGCAGCTCTAAAGCCACCGAAGAGGGGGCTGCGGCGTGCCAGGGAGATGGCACAGACAGCAGAGGGCACTTGGAGGAgaagaggatggagctgggagagggag ACCCATCCAACTGTGCCAGCCAGGAGCCGTGGTGCCTGCAGAGTGtgccctgcactgccctgcccgACAGCATCCCGCGGTGCTGTGCCTGCGCCGCCCGGACCATGGGGGACCCCGAacgggaggaagaggaggaggaggaggagaagaatccCCTTGAGAgcacctgcaggctgctgcacttCCGCAG GTTCGCCCCCGGCGCCAGGGGGGAGCTGAGCATCGATGGCTTCTGCACGCTGGGGGGGGCAGAAGGGGAGAGGCTGGATGGAGCCAGCCCCAGGCGAGGGGCCAGGGGCTCGGGGCCCCCCCTCTGCCTGGCCAAATACCTGCTGGGTGTCCTGGGAgaccctttctgccaggctgtctgcagggacagggacaccttgccAGGGGGTGCCGGTGGGCCTGAGG GAGTGACAGCCTGGAGGCGGGGGGAAGGAGCCCCCCAGTTCTGTGACGCCTGCCAGAGTGGCTTCTTCAACTCccactggagctgtgccagatgTGGCTTCCAGCTGTGCCCCGACTGCCACCGCAGCAGACAGCAGGCTGGCGGCCAGG AGGGTCCCACACCTGAGTGCACCCCTGGGCGAGACCACCACGTGGCCTCCCTTGTGCCCACGCAGTTTGTGCCCACCCGTG TCCTGACCCAGCTCTGGAAGCTGCTCCATGAGCTCAGGGCCAAGTTCAGCATCGAGTCTCATTGCCCCTgcggggagggggctgcagggcacagcccgGGGGGCACACAG gggctgccaggagccATGGTGCCCACCCTGCCACCCAGCGATGGCCAAGCTGACACCTCCCGACCCATCAAAGAAG AGCGCCCCGAGGGGGGGTCACCATCCCcagggcagcctcctcctcctccccggggTGGGGGCAGCGTGCAGACCTCCACCCTCTGCGACCTCCTGGCCTCCACCGCtgtcaagctgtgcctggggcaggaCGGGGTGCGCATGGCCTTCGCCCCCGTCTCACCCGCCTTGCCCAGC GATAACCGCCTGACCAGCATCCTGGACAGCATCATAGCGCGGGTGGTGGAGAGGAAGATCCAGGAGAGGCAGGCGGGCAGCGAGGGGAACCCCCCCAGCGCCCCCGGCCCGCCTGGCCccacagcctcccactgcctcctGGCACCCAGCGGCTTGCTCTGGTTGCAAGACCCCAACCACGCCAGCAGCTACAAACCCTTCCAGGAGCACTGGCGACGAGGCCAG CCTGTCCTTGTTTCAGGGCTCCagaagaggctggaggggaagctGTGGGGCCCAGAGTCCTTCATGGCAGCCGCggggcagcaggcactggaGGTGGTGAACCTGAGGGCACCCCAGAGCCGGCTCaggatgggcagcagggagttCTGGGATGGTTTTACTG CACCCCAGGAGCAGGGTGGTGGTGACCTGCTGAAGCTGGAGAGTGGCTTTGGggacaaggacaagtgcag GGCTGCCAACCTGAGTGCCAGCCTACCACTGCCAGAGTACTGCAGTGCCAGCGGCCGCCTCAACTTGGCCACCTACCTCCGGGGCCAGCGGGGCCGGTGCTGGCTGCGCCCACGAGTCTGTGCTGCTTACG GAGTGCAGCCCCAGGACCGGAGCATTGGCACCAAAAACCTGACGGTGGAGGCAACAGACTGCATCAGCATCCTGGTGCACGCCGAGGTGGCACGGCAGG ATGTGCTCCTGCCCGCTGCTGCCGACGGCTTGGATGCCCTGCTGAAGGAGCGGCTCGGGAACGCCGGCAGCCAGCCCGGTGCCCTCTGGCACATCTTCCGTGCCGAGGATGCCAGTCGCATCCAGGAGTtcctgcaggag GCATCTGaggagcaagggcaggagggggaggccacagcagccccccccagcctctACCTCGACCTCTCCTCGCGGAGGAGGCTGCGTGAGCAGTGGGGGGTGAGCGGCTggaccctgctccagttcctggGGGACGCAGTGCTGGTCCCTGCTGGGGCTCCCCACCAG GTGCAGAGCCTCACCAGCACCATCAGCGTGGAGCAGAGGTTCCTCTCACCAGAGAACATCGCCCACCTGCGGCACCACGGCGcccccctgcccagggctgctcgcCAGCTCCGTGCCCAG GTGGATGGCATGATCCTCGCCGCCGTGCAGGAAGCCCTGGAagtcctgcagggctgcaagtga
- the NUDT18 gene encoding 8-oxo-dGDP phosphatase NUDT18 has translation MGEAPVAELEAVLGGGSWDVGTSFEGAPQPSVPVRLGRNICYVVLAVLFNEEDHVLLVQEAKAECRGQWYLPAGRMEPGEGIVAAMRREVKEETGLECEALTLLALEERAPAWIRFAFLARPTGGTLKTLDAADADSLQATWWAGDPRALPLRAPDILPLLELAARYRRSPPHPPALPQDLPCAHLCLRLLIAFTNPAGDLWVLLGTAGTPHLPLVVCGTSPGEPRGGGLRLPVLRLLRDCLAQDPRPGPLGLLGLQHHAGGGDGVCFNLVLSIPAGSAGGAPPELRCPSLRWCQVAEEGLKGHILRRLRTAVPIRS, from the exons ATGGGGGAGGCTCccgtggcagagctggaggcggTGCTGGGTGGTGGCAGCTGGGACGTGGGGACGAGCTTCGAgggtgccccccagccctccgtGCCAGTCCGCCTGGGGAGGAACATCTGCTACGTGgtcctggctgtgctcttcaaCGAGGAG GACCAtgtgctgctggtgcaggaggCCAAGGCGGAGTGCCGTGGGCAGTGGTACCTGCCGGCGGGCAGGATGGAGCCCGGGGAGGGCATCGTGGCTGCCATGAGGAGGGAGGTGAAGGAAGAGACAGGGCTGGAGTGTGaagccctcaccctgctggcgcTGGAGGAGAGGGCACCAGCCTGGATCCGCTTCGCCTTCCTGGCCCGCCCCACCG GGGGGACCCTGAAGACCCTCGATGCTGCTGATGCCGATTCCCTCCAGGCGACCTGGTGGGCAGGGGACCCCCGTGCCCTGCCGCTGCgtgcccctgacatcctgcccctgctggagcTCGCTGCCCGCTACCGCCGCAGCCCCCCGCACCCCCCGGCGCTGCCCCAggacctgccctgtgcccacctctgcttgCGGCTCCTCATCGCCTTCACCAACCCCGCTGGggacctgtgggtgctgctgggcacggcTGGCACCCCCCACTTACCCTTGGTGGTTTGTGGCACGTCCCCAGGCGAGCCCCGGGGCGGAGGTCTGCGCCTGCCTGTGCTGCGCCTGCTGCGGgactgcctggcacaggacccCCGCCCGggccccctggggctgctggggctgcagcaccatgccggggggggggatggggtcTGCTTTAACCTGGTGCTGAGCATCCCCGCGGGCAGCGCTGGCGGTGCCCCCCCGGAGCTGCGCTGCCCCTCTCTGCGCTGGTGCCAGGTGGCGGAGGAGGGGCTGAAGGGACACATCCTGCGGCGGCTCCGCACGGCGGTGCCCATCCGCAGCTGA